In the Quercus lobata isolate SW786 chromosome 5, ValleyOak3.0 Primary Assembly, whole genome shotgun sequence genome, one interval contains:
- the LOC115992342 gene encoding putative disease resistance protein RGA3 isoform X2 encodes MADALLSLATDLLKQLGSITVQQAQQEINLIVGVDEEIENLQCKFKMVQAMLNKFEESRLRDDAVKLWYDKLEDAYYMMDDVLDTWKTAKIKLQIQKEEEEEGEKAAHSNAPAPLEKKMKTVWSFFPSPSCCFRQVDNVSVRHEVGHKIKELNETLDNILKGKQEFGIDLNSQPERVERLEITSIVDVSKIVGRNEYRDDPLNKLLGVGSQQENNPLVISLVGIGGIGKSTLAKLAYNHPKVIAHFQKIMWVCVSDPFDQCKVAKAIIQELAPTHESLNNTTTTLQALLCIVRNLIKDKKFFLVLDDVWAKDVPKESQKWEPLKDALTHGAQGSRILVTTRNEEVAHMMGSTKTHIIGNLSVDDCWLIIRKIAFFDENIDQHKDLEPLGRQLADKCHGLPLAAKLIGGYMCNKRRKEQWEKVLKNSLWDLEDVEKGLLGPLLLSYYELSLAEKKCFLFCAIFPKDHEINRFELIIHWMAQGYIDIDSKRNMEMEDMAEEYFQKLAMRSFFQDFEEDKIDGRINSCKMHDIVHDFAQLLTKDVCFTIEGEEEVKIDFKRARQLSLIFRETFPEFVYEAKNLRFLNLDFISSPIVQPKLFDSLTCLRTLHLEGQSNLELPNEVEKLIHLRYLKLSCEEIKELPESICNLYNLQTLDVINCGALEKLPKGIGKLINLRHILLFGKYLPEGIGKLINLRYLALFGVFSDPRIKSFPKGIGRLTCLKTLAYFPVGKGEEICKLGELEHLNHIQGKIQIFGLSNVVDFGAIENTLKKKEDLRDLVLYFNTIEEDEEDEEETEAERRRKDVAILNALEPPPRLESLQIDFYKGTTMCPNWMMSKLTYLKTLLIIECPNLEQLPPLGKLPLLEELKIWSAPKIGKVGDEFLGIDIEEEELSESSKNNNNKDLVIFPNLKSLSFWGLGEWEEWSGMGGTVEEEEEKDNSGNAFVTNNTPKIKIMPLLHSLELQWCGNLKSLPDYLRNTPLLQELEICRCPILEQRCERGIGDYWPNISHIPNIRIGYIYVQRDGQLPESIDSEMHDDSDQMHVDAEEAGESSYSFCEICVERKDSDQMFKTESCVHSFCSDCIGKHVATKIQESITVVTCPGLDCKGVIELDACRAVLPKDVLDRWDKALCFRNTDDVVEVDKTEGSNHEKDDGAGFEADEQVEVNIDEGDF; translated from the exons ATGGCTGATGCACTGCTGTCACTAGCTACTGATCTCTTGAAGCAGTTGGGTTCAATCACTGTTCAGCAGGCTCAACAAGAGATAAACTTGATTGTTGGCGTTGATGAAGAAATCGAAAATCTTCAATGCAAATTCAAAATGGTCCAGGCGATGCTCAACAAGTTCGAGGAAAGTCGACTGAGGGATGACGCTGTGAAGCTTTGGTATGATAAGCTCGAAGATGCATACTACATGATGGATGACGTGTTGGACACCTGGAAAACTGCAAAGATCAAATTACAAATtcagaaagaagaagaagaagaaggagaaaaagcTGCTCATAGTAACGCTCCTGCCCCCcttgagaaaaaaatgaagacgGTATGGTCCTTCTTCCCCTCTCCATCATGTTGCTTTCGTCAAGTTGACAATGTTTCTGTTCGTCATGAGGTTGGTCACAAGATAAAAGAACTGAATGAAACATTAGATAATATTCTCAAAGGCAAACAGGAGTTTGGGATTGACTTGAATAGTCAACCTGAAAGAGTTGAAAGACTAGAAATTACGTCCATTGTGGATGTTTCTAAAATAGTTGGCCGTAACGAGTACAGGGATGATCCACTGAACAAACTATTAGGCGTGGGTAGTCAACAAGAAAACAATCCTCTTGTCATCTCCTTAGTGGGTATAGGCGGTATAGGAAAATCAACTCTTGCCAAACTCGCCTATAATCATCCAAAAGTAATAGCtcattttcagaaaataatgtGGGTCTGTGTTTCTGATCCTTTCGATCAGTGCAAGGTTGCCAAAGCAATCATCCAGGAGCTTGCCCCTACACATGAATCCCTCAATAATACCACTACTACATTGCAAGCTCTATTGTGTATAGTTCGTAATTTGATTAAGGACAAAAAGTTCTTTCTTGTCCTTGATGATGTGTGGGCTAAAGACGTCCCAAAAGAGTCTCAAAAGTGGGAGCCTTTAAAAGATGCTCTCACACATGGTGCCCAAGGTAGTAGAATTCTAGTCACCACACGTAATGAGGAAGTTGCGCACATGATGGGGAGCACCAAAACCCACATAATAGGGAATTTATCTGTTGATGATTGTTGGTTGATTATTAGGAAGATAGcattttttgatgaaaatataGATCAACATAAGGATCTTGAACCCCTAGGTAGACAACTAGCGGATAAATGCCATGGCTTGCCGCTTGCTGCAAAGCTTATAGGGGGTTACATGTGCaacaagagaagaaaagaacagTGGGAGAAGGTTTTGAAAAATAGTTTGTGGGATTTAGAAGATGTTGAAAAAGGTCTTTTGGGACCATTGTTGTTGAGTTATTATGAATTGTCCTTAGCAGAGAAAAaatgtttcttattttgtgcTATCTTCCCAAAAGATCATGAAATTAATAGATTTGAGTTAATCATCCATTGGATGGCACAAGGATATATTGATATTGACTCAAAACGAAATATGGAGATGGAAGACATGGCGGAAGAGTACTTTCAAAAATTAGCCATGCGTTctttttttcaagattttgaGGAAGATAAAATTGATGGTAGAATTAATAGTTGCAAAATGCATGATATTGTGCATGACTTTGCACAGTTATTGACAAAAGATGTATGCTTCACAATTGAAGGTGAAGAAGAGGTTAAGATAGACTTTAAAAGGGCTCGACAGTTGTCTTTAATATTTAGAGAAACATTTCCTGAGTTTGTCTATGAAGCGAAAAATCTACGctttttaaatttggattttatttccTCTCCGATTGTCCAACCCAAGTTATTCGACAGTTTGACATGTCTTCGTACACTACATTTGGAAGGTCAATCCAATCTAGAACTTCCAAATGAGGTGgaaaaattgatacatttaaGATATCTCAAATTATCTTGTGAAGAGATAAAAGAATTGCCTGAAAGtatatgtaatttatataatttacaaACTTTGGATGTTATTAATTGTGGGGCACTTGAGAAATTACCCAAGGGGATAGgtaaactaattaatttaagaCACATCCTTCTGTTTGGTAAATATTTACCCGAGGGGATAGgtaaactaattaatttaagatACCTCGCTCTGTTTGGTGTATTTAGTGATCCAAGAATAAAATCGTTTCCGAAGGGAATTGGGAGATTAACTTGTCTTAAAACATTAGCATACTTTCCTGTAGGTAAGGGCGAAGAAATATGTAAATTGGGAGAATTAGAACATTTGAACCACATTCAagggaaaattcaaatattcgGGTTGAGTAATGTGGTAGATTTTGGTGCGATCGAGAATacattgaagaagaaggaagaccTCCGTGATTTGGTGCTATATTTTAACACAATAGAGgaagatgaggaagatgagGAAGAGACAGAggcagaaagaagaagaaaagatgtaGCCATTCTAAATGCCTTAGAGCCACCTCCCCGCTTGGAATCTTTACAAATTGATTTTTATAAGGGCACCACAATGTGTCCTAATTGGATGATGTCCAAATTGACCTATTTGAAAACACTTCTTATCATAGAGTGCCCAAACCTAGAGCAGTTGCCTCCTTTGGGGAAGCTGCCGTTGCTCGAAGAATTAAAAATATGGAGCGCTCCAAAGATTGGAAAGGTGGGAGATGAATTTTTGGGAATAgacatagaagaagaagaattatcagaatcatccaaaaacaataacaacaaagaCCTCGTCATATTCCCAAACCTTAAATCTCTCAGCTTCTGGGGTTTGGGGGAGTGGGAAGAATGGAGTGGGATGGGAGGAacagtagaagaagaagaagaaaaagataatagtGGTAATGCTTTTGTTACTAATAAtactccaaaa attaaaataatgccaCTTCTTCATTCCTTGGAACTTCAGTGGTGCGGCAATCTAAAGTCTCTGCCAGACTACCTGCGTAATACTCCATTACTACAGGAATTGGAAATCTGTAGATGTCCAATTCTGGAGCAGCGTTGCGAAAGAGGGATAGGAGATTACTGGCCCAACATTTCTCACATTCCAAACATCCGAATTGGTTATATATATGTGCAAAGAGACGGTCAACTTCCAGAGAGCATTGATTCAGAG ATGCATGATGATAGTGACCAGATGCATGTAGATGCAGAAGAAGCTGGAGAATCATCATATAGCTTCTGTGAGATTTGTGTGGAAAGGAAAGATAGTGACCAGATGTTCAAAACTGAGAGTTGTGTTCACTCATTTTGCTCTGATTGCATTGGCAAACATGTTGCCACAAAGATCCAAGAAAGCATAACCGTTGTTACTTGCCCTGGATTGGACTGCAAGGGTGTCATAGAACTCGATGCTTGCAGGGCAGTGCTTCCGAAAGACGTGTTGGACAGGTGGGACAAGGCTCTATGCTTCCGAAACACTGATGATGTGGTTGAGGTGGACAAGACTGAGGGCAGTAATCATGAGAAAGACGATGGGGCTGGGTTTGAGGCGGATGAACAAGTGGAAGTAAACATTGATGAAGGGGATTTTTAA
- the LOC115992342 gene encoding putative disease resistance protein RGA3 isoform X1 gives MADALLSLATDLLKQLGSITVQQAQQEINLIVGVDEEIENLQCKFKMVQAMLNKFEESRLRDDAVKLWYDKLEDAYYMMDDVLDTWKTAKIKLQIQKEEEEEGEKAAHSNAPAPLEKKMKTVWSFFPSPSCCFRQVDNVSVRHEVGHKIKELNETLDNILKGKQEFGIDLNSQPERVERLEITSIVDVSKIVGRNEYRDDPLNKLLGVGSQQENNPLVISLVGIGGIGKSTLAKLAYNHPKVIAHFQKIMWVCVSDPFDQCKVAKAIIQELAPTHESLNNTTTTLQALLCIVRNLIKDKKFFLVLDDVWAKDVPKESQKWEPLKDALTHGAQGSRILVTTRNEEVAHMMGSTKTHIIGNLSVDDCWLIIRKIAFFDENIDQHKDLEPLGRQLADKCHGLPLAAKLIGGYMCNKRRKEQWEKVLKNSLWDLEDVEKGLLGPLLLSYYELSLAEKKCFLFCAIFPKDHEINRFELIIHWMAQGYIDIDSKRNMEMEDMAEEYFQKLAMRSFFQDFEEDKIDGRINSCKMHDIVHDFAQLLTKDVCFTIEGEEEVKIDFKRARQLSLIFRETFPEFVYEAKNLRFLNLDFISSPIVQPKLFDSLTCLRTLHLEGQSNLELPNEVEKLIHLRYLKLSCEEIKELPESICNLYNLQTLDVINCGALEKLPKGIGKLINLRHILLFGKYLPEGIGKLINLRYLALFGVFSDPRIKSFPKGIGRLTCLKTLAYFPVGKGEEICKLGELEHLNHIQGKIQIFGLSNVVDFGAIENTLKKKEDLRDLVLYFNTIEEDEEDEEETEAERRRKDVAILNALEPPPRLESLQIDFYKGTTMCPNWMMSKLTYLKTLLIIECPNLEQLPPLGKLPLLEELKIWSAPKIGKVGDEFLGIDIEEEELSESSKNNNNKDLVIFPNLKSLSFWGLGEWEEWSGMGGTVEEEEEKDNSGNAFVTNNTPKIKIMPLLHSLDLVGCGIKSLPDYLCNIPLKKLWITDFLNLEQLPPLGKLPLLEELLIRNAEMIGKVGDEFLGIDIEEEELSESSKDIIIFPNLKSLSFCGLGKWEEWSGMGGTMEEEEKDNSANAFVTNNTPKIKIMPLLHSLELQWCGNLKSLPDYLRNTPLLQELEICRCPILEQRCERGIGDYWPNISHIPNIRIGYIYVQRDGQLPESIDSEMHDDSDQMHVDAEEAGESSYSFCEICVERKDSDQMFKTESCVHSFCSDCIGKHVATKIQESITVVTCPGLDCKGVIELDACRAVLPKDVLDRWDKALCFRNTDDVVEVDKTEGSNHEKDDGAGFEADEQVEVNIDEGDF, from the exons ATGGCTGATGCACTGCTGTCACTAGCTACTGATCTCTTGAAGCAGTTGGGTTCAATCACTGTTCAGCAGGCTCAACAAGAGATAAACTTGATTGTTGGCGTTGATGAAGAAATCGAAAATCTTCAATGCAAATTCAAAATGGTCCAGGCGATGCTCAACAAGTTCGAGGAAAGTCGACTGAGGGATGACGCTGTGAAGCTTTGGTATGATAAGCTCGAAGATGCATACTACATGATGGATGACGTGTTGGACACCTGGAAAACTGCAAAGATCAAATTACAAATtcagaaagaagaagaagaagaaggagaaaaagcTGCTCATAGTAACGCTCCTGCCCCCcttgagaaaaaaatgaagacgGTATGGTCCTTCTTCCCCTCTCCATCATGTTGCTTTCGTCAAGTTGACAATGTTTCTGTTCGTCATGAGGTTGGTCACAAGATAAAAGAACTGAATGAAACATTAGATAATATTCTCAAAGGCAAACAGGAGTTTGGGATTGACTTGAATAGTCAACCTGAAAGAGTTGAAAGACTAGAAATTACGTCCATTGTGGATGTTTCTAAAATAGTTGGCCGTAACGAGTACAGGGATGATCCACTGAACAAACTATTAGGCGTGGGTAGTCAACAAGAAAACAATCCTCTTGTCATCTCCTTAGTGGGTATAGGCGGTATAGGAAAATCAACTCTTGCCAAACTCGCCTATAATCATCCAAAAGTAATAGCtcattttcagaaaataatgtGGGTCTGTGTTTCTGATCCTTTCGATCAGTGCAAGGTTGCCAAAGCAATCATCCAGGAGCTTGCCCCTACACATGAATCCCTCAATAATACCACTACTACATTGCAAGCTCTATTGTGTATAGTTCGTAATTTGATTAAGGACAAAAAGTTCTTTCTTGTCCTTGATGATGTGTGGGCTAAAGACGTCCCAAAAGAGTCTCAAAAGTGGGAGCCTTTAAAAGATGCTCTCACACATGGTGCCCAAGGTAGTAGAATTCTAGTCACCACACGTAATGAGGAAGTTGCGCACATGATGGGGAGCACCAAAACCCACATAATAGGGAATTTATCTGTTGATGATTGTTGGTTGATTATTAGGAAGATAGcattttttgatgaaaatataGATCAACATAAGGATCTTGAACCCCTAGGTAGACAACTAGCGGATAAATGCCATGGCTTGCCGCTTGCTGCAAAGCTTATAGGGGGTTACATGTGCaacaagagaagaaaagaacagTGGGAGAAGGTTTTGAAAAATAGTTTGTGGGATTTAGAAGATGTTGAAAAAGGTCTTTTGGGACCATTGTTGTTGAGTTATTATGAATTGTCCTTAGCAGAGAAAAaatgtttcttattttgtgcTATCTTCCCAAAAGATCATGAAATTAATAGATTTGAGTTAATCATCCATTGGATGGCACAAGGATATATTGATATTGACTCAAAACGAAATATGGAGATGGAAGACATGGCGGAAGAGTACTTTCAAAAATTAGCCATGCGTTctttttttcaagattttgaGGAAGATAAAATTGATGGTAGAATTAATAGTTGCAAAATGCATGATATTGTGCATGACTTTGCACAGTTATTGACAAAAGATGTATGCTTCACAATTGAAGGTGAAGAAGAGGTTAAGATAGACTTTAAAAGGGCTCGACAGTTGTCTTTAATATTTAGAGAAACATTTCCTGAGTTTGTCTATGAAGCGAAAAATCTACGctttttaaatttggattttatttccTCTCCGATTGTCCAACCCAAGTTATTCGACAGTTTGACATGTCTTCGTACACTACATTTGGAAGGTCAATCCAATCTAGAACTTCCAAATGAGGTGgaaaaattgatacatttaaGATATCTCAAATTATCTTGTGAAGAGATAAAAGAATTGCCTGAAAGtatatgtaatttatataatttacaaACTTTGGATGTTATTAATTGTGGGGCACTTGAGAAATTACCCAAGGGGATAGgtaaactaattaatttaagaCACATCCTTCTGTTTGGTAAATATTTACCCGAGGGGATAGgtaaactaattaatttaagatACCTCGCTCTGTTTGGTGTATTTAGTGATCCAAGAATAAAATCGTTTCCGAAGGGAATTGGGAGATTAACTTGTCTTAAAACATTAGCATACTTTCCTGTAGGTAAGGGCGAAGAAATATGTAAATTGGGAGAATTAGAACATTTGAACCACATTCAagggaaaattcaaatattcgGGTTGAGTAATGTGGTAGATTTTGGTGCGATCGAGAATacattgaagaagaaggaagaccTCCGTGATTTGGTGCTATATTTTAACACAATAGAGgaagatgaggaagatgagGAAGAGACAGAggcagaaagaagaagaaaagatgtaGCCATTCTAAATGCCTTAGAGCCACCTCCCCGCTTGGAATCTTTACAAATTGATTTTTATAAGGGCACCACAATGTGTCCTAATTGGATGATGTCCAAATTGACCTATTTGAAAACACTTCTTATCATAGAGTGCCCAAACCTAGAGCAGTTGCCTCCTTTGGGGAAGCTGCCGTTGCTCGAAGAATTAAAAATATGGAGCGCTCCAAAGATTGGAAAGGTGGGAGATGAATTTTTGGGAATAgacatagaagaagaagaattatcagaatcatccaaaaacaataacaacaaagaCCTCGTCATATTCCCAAACCTTAAATCTCTCAGCTTCTGGGGTTTGGGGGAGTGGGAAGAATGGAGTGGGATGGGAGGAacagtagaagaagaagaagaaaaagataatagtGGTAATGCTTTTGTTACTAATAAtactccaaaaattaaaataatgccaCTTCTTCATTCCTTGGACCTTGTGGGGTGCGGCATAAAGTCTCTGCCAGACTACCTGTGTAATATTCCATTGAAGAAATTATGGATCACAGATTTCCTAAACCTAGAGCAGTTGCCTCCTTTGGGGAAGCTGCCGTTGCTCGAAGAATTATTAATAAGGAACGCTGAAATGATTGGAAAGGTGGGAGATGAATTTTTGGGAATAgacatagaagaagaagaattatcAGAATCATCCAAAGACATCATCATATTCCCAAACCTTAAATCTCTCAGCTTCTGCGGTTTGGGGAAGTGGGAAGAATGGAGTGGGATGGGAGGAAcgatggaagaagaagaaaaagataatagtGCTAATGCTTTTGTTACTAATAAtactccaaaaattaaaataatgccaCTTCTTCATTCCTTGGAACTTCAGTGGTGCGGCAATCTAAAGTCTCTGCCAGACTACCTGCGTAATACTCCATTACTACAGGAATTGGAAATCTGTAGATGTCCAATTCTGGAGCAGCGTTGCGAAAGAGGGATAGGAGATTACTGGCCCAACATTTCTCACATTCCAAACATCCGAATTGGTTATATATATGTGCAAAGAGACGGTCAACTTCCAGAGAGCATTGATTCAGAG ATGCATGATGATAGTGACCAGATGCATGTAGATGCAGAAGAAGCTGGAGAATCATCATATAGCTTCTGTGAGATTTGTGTGGAAAGGAAAGATAGTGACCAGATGTTCAAAACTGAGAGTTGTGTTCACTCATTTTGCTCTGATTGCATTGGCAAACATGTTGCCACAAAGATCCAAGAAAGCATAACCGTTGTTACTTGCCCTGGATTGGACTGCAAGGGTGTCATAGAACTCGATGCTTGCAGGGCAGTGCTTCCGAAAGACGTGTTGGACAGGTGGGACAAGGCTCTATGCTTCCGAAACACTGATGATGTGGTTGAGGTGGACAAGACTGAGGGCAGTAATCATGAGAAAGACGATGGGGCTGGGTTTGAGGCGGATGAACAAGTGGAAGTAAACATTGATGAAGGGGATTTTTAA